In the Oryzias latipes chromosome 9, ASM223467v1 genome, one interval contains:
- the vps37b gene encoding vacuolar protein sorting-associated protein 37B, with amino-acid sequence MSSFYNKFSGYTMTQLNEILEDDEKLTKMVQEMDEMQEVQQNKEKTLVNNRTLAEQNLALQPSLEHKKEDLTKHYRCLQERFESFQLRKSTLDHKSGNTSLDTLLALLQTEGAKIEEETENMADSFMDGEITLDSFIDSYQSKRKLAHLRRVKIEKLQEMVEKGHGLPQMSISSSRSQDVSQEPALLTENDSSTPSPVAQPRRKPPPPPSLPAPILSPAPSVAPQSPAFYSPYPPIPPRTGQPFPNIPTGYPNHYVSQYPPALPQRSAPGMAPQPGFIMQ; translated from the exons atgtccagttTTTACAACAAGTTCAGTGGTTACACGATGACTCAGCTCAACGAAATACTTGAAGACGACGAAAAATTAACGAAAATGGTACAGGAGATGGACGAG ATGCAGGAGGTCCAGCAGAACAAGGAGAAGACCCTGGTCAACAATCGGACCCTGGCTGAGCAAAATCTAGCTCTGCAGCCCAGCCTGGAACACAAGAAGGAGGACCTGACCAAGCACTACAGGTGTCTGCAGGAGAGATTTGAGTCCTTTCAGCTCCGCAAGTCCACTCTAG ACCACAAGTCAGGAAACACCTCCCTGGACACTTTGCTGGCTCTGCTGCAGACTGAGGGCGCAAAAATAGAAGAGGAGACAGAA AACATGGCCGACTCCTTCATGGATGGCGAGATCACCCTGGATTCTTTCATTGATTCCTACCAGAGCAAGAGGAAGCTGGCCCACTTAAGACGCGTGAAGAttgagaagctgcaggagatgGTGGAGAAGGGCCATGGGCTCCCTCAGATGTCCATCTCGTCCTCCCGATCTCAGGATGTGTCCCAGGAGCCCGCCCTCCTCACCGAAAACGACAGCAGCACTCCTTCTCCCGTGGCCCAGCCACGGAGGAAACCACCGCCTCCACCCTCCCTGCCAGCCCCTATATTAAGCCCAGCTCCATCTGTTGCCCCTCAGTCTCCTGCCTTCTATTCACCGTACCCACCAATCCCTCCCCGGACCGGCCAGCCTTTCCCCAACATCCCCACCGGATACCCCAACCACTACGTCTCTCAATACCCCCCTGCTCTGCCACAG